Proteins encoded together in one Coffea arabica cultivar ET-39 chromosome 2c, Coffea Arabica ET-39 HiFi, whole genome shotgun sequence window:
- the LOC113724250 gene encoding cyanidin 3-O-glucoside 7-O-glucosyltransferase (acyl-glucose)-like, which yields MWKQKHRSLTHASAPLILVLVVLTLLQFQAIMVVARVKNYKRSDFPADFVFGAGASAYQVEGAALEDGRTPSIWDTFVHANKGFFNGDTGDVACDQYHKYKEDVQHMVDIGLEAYRFSISWSRLIPNGRGHVNPKGLEYYNNLINELLMHGIQPHVTLFHFDAPQVLEDEYGGWLSQKMVKDFTAYADVCFKEFGDRVLHWTTLNEANMIAIAGYDTGIIPPGRCSRPFGLMCTEGNSSIEPYIAGHNLLLAHSSAVKLYYRKYKAIQHGFVGLNIFAPWFSPYSNTTEDVFATQRAFDFYFGWFLHSLVFGDYPDIVKKNAGKRIPAFTPRESKLIKGSFDFIALNYYFTFYVRDNPGSLTMNIRDMTADMALSIFFEPEDAPSNQNVLESSDLFPLLEYIKKVYANPPIYVQENGKSTKRNGTLIDTPRVKYMRSCIGTLLDAIKNGSNTKGYFVWSFMDGLEFLGGYQTAYGLYYVDLDDKQLRRYPKLSAHWYSNFLKGRGIRPDEIIVVENNTFNPSTSEASDH from the exons ATGTGGAAACAGAAACATAGAAGTCTTACGCATGCTTCTGCTCCTCTGATTCTAGTACTAGTGGTGCTAACGTTGTTACAATTTCAGGCTATAATGGTGGTAGCCAGAGTGAAGAACTATAAAAGATCAGACTTCCCAGCAGACTTTGTTTTTGGCGCTGGCGCTTCTGCATATCAA GTAGAGGGGGCAGCTCTTGAAGATGGAAGGACTCCTAGCATTTGGGATACCTTTGTCCATGCCAATAAAG GGTTTTTTAATGGAGACACAGGAGACGTAGCATGTGATCAATATCACAAATACAAG gAAGATGTCCAACACATGGTTGACATAGGTTTGGAGGCTTACAGATTCTCTATTTCCTGGTCAAGACTTATTCCTA aTGGAAGAGGCCATGTCAACCCCAAAGGCTTAGAATATTACAACAATCTCATCAATGAACTTCTCATGCATG GAATTCAGCCACACGTCACGCTCTTTCACTTTGATGCCCCTCAAGTTCTTGAAGATGAATATGGGGGATGGCTCAGCCAAAAAATGGT GAAAGACTTTACTGCCTATGCTGATGTATGCTTCAAGGAATTTGGAGACAGGGTTTTGCATTGGACTACCTTAAATGAGGCCAATATGATTGCCATTGCTGGTTATGATACTGGAATTATTCCCCCAGGGCGCTGCTCTCGGCCTTTTGGACTGATGTGTACTGAGGGCAATTCGTCAATTGAGCCATACATTGCTGGTCATAACTTGTTGCTGGCACATTCATCTGCCGTGAAACTATATTACAGAAAGTATAAG GCCATTCAACATGGTTTTGTGGGACTAAACATCTTTGCTCCTTGGTTTTCTCCATATTCTAATACTACTGAAGATGTATTTGCAACTCAAAGagcatttgatttttattttggttG GTTCCTCCATTCATTGGTGTTTGGAGACTATCCTGACATTGTAAAGAAGAATGCTGGCAAGAGGATTCCAGCATTTACTCCCCGCGAATCTAAGCTAATTAAGGGCTCATTTGACTTTATAGCGCTGAATTATTATTTCACATTCTATGTCAGGGACAATCCTGGCAGCCTTACTATGAATATCAGGGACATGACTGCTGATATGGCGCTAAGCATCTTCT TTGAGCCAGAAGACGCACCATCGAATCAG AATGTACTTGAATCATCCGATCTTTTTCCCCTTCTGGAGTATATCAAGAAAGTTTAtgccaacccacctatttaCGTCCAAGAAAATg GTAAATCAACCAAGCGCAATGGAACACTAATCGACACGCCAAGGGTGAAATACATGCGTTCATGTATCGGGACCTTGCTTGATGCTATAAA AAACGGATCGAACACAAAAGGCTACTTTGTATGGTCTTTCATGGATGGCTTAGAGTTTCTGGGAGGCTATCAGACAGCTTATGGCCTGTACTACGTCGATTTGGATGACAAGCAATTGAGAAGATACCCAAAGCTCTCTGCACATTGGTACTCCAATTTCCTCAAGGGAAGAGGCATCAGGCCAGATGAGATTATTGTAGTTGAAAACAATACCTTTAATCCTTCAACTTCAGAAGCATCTGATCACTAA